GGAAGAGTCGGGCATCAAGCGGGAAGACCTGATCAACAACTACGTCTTCCTGACCGCCGGCGCCTGCGGCCCCTGCCGCTTCGGCATGTACGAGGCCGAGTACCGCCTGGCCCTGCGCAACTCCGGCTACGACGGCTTCCGCGTCATGCTCTTCCAGCAGTCGGGTGGACTGAATCAGTCCGACGCCGAGGCCGGCCTGTGCATGAACCTCGACTTCTTCCTCAACCTGCTCAACTCGCTGAACATGGGCGACATCATCAACGAAGTCGCATACCAGATCCGGCCCTTCGAGCTGGAAGCCGGCGCCACCGATGCCATGCTCGACGAAGTCATCGACTACATGCACGAAGTGCTGAAGAAGAAGTCGCCGTGGTCGGTCGAGAAGCAGCTCGGCAAGCTCGGCTCCAAGGTCCCGATGAAGGGCACCGTCGAGTACCTGGGCAAGTTCCTCAACCAGCTCTACAGCGACGACTACACCACCGCGCTGGAGCATGTGCGCGGCCGCTACGACTCCATCAAGGTGGACCGCTTCCGCGTGAAGCCCATCGTCAAGATCACCGGCGAGTTCTGGGCGCAGACCACCGAAGGCGACGGCAACTTCAACATGTTCCACTTCCTGGAGAAGGAAGGCGCGCAGATCATCGTCGAGCCCATCGGCACCTGGATCATGTACATGATCCACCAGGTGGTGCAGAAGATCCGCGACACCAAGGGCCTCGAAGAAGGCGCGGTCATGCCTCCGGCGTGGCGCATCGACAAGCAGGCAAAGATCGAGTGGAGCTACCGCCAGCGCCTGATGAAACTGAAGGCCGCCGAGGTCATCTTCGCCCGCGAGTACCACAAGATCATCGACGCGCTGGGCGGCACGGCCCACCGGCTCGTGAACCAGTACGAACTCCAGCGCCTCGGCCACCCCTACTACAACTCGCGCGCGGGCGGCGGCGAAGGCCATCTCGAAGTGGCGAAGAATATCTACTACTCGAACAAAGAGCTGTGCCACATGGTGCTCTCTCTGAAGCCCTTCGGCTGCATGCCTTCCACGCAGTCCGACGGCGCGCAGTCGGCCGTGGTGGCGCACTACAAGGACATGATCTTCCTCCCCATCGAGACCTCGGGCGAGGGCGAGATCAACGCCCACAGCCGCGTGCAGATGGCGCTGGGCGAGGCCAAGGCGAAAGCCAAGCTCGAGTTCAAGGACGTGCTCGAGAAGCTCGGCAAGACAGTGGAAGAGCTGAAAGCCTACGTGGCCCAGCATCCGGAGATGGAGACCGCGCTGTATCACGTGCCCAAGTACAAGAGCGTGATCGGCACCGCGGCCAACTTTGCCATCCACGTGGCCGAGAAGATGGGCGCGCAAGTTCCGTACCACGCCGAAGCGCACTAGACAGTCTGACGACTGAGAACCGACAACCGAGATCGACTGGAGACTGAATGCCGGGACTGACCGAAAAAGCGGATCGCAACAAGCGTTACGAGATGCTTTGGAT
This genomic stretch from Terriglobia bacterium harbors:
- a CDS encoding activator of (R)-2-hydroxyglutaryl-CoA dehydratase → MERGFTADQRHKTTLLFGGLTWKHEKLVHGALEGLGYRCEVVPTPDVKAFQLGKEYGNNGQCNPTYFTVGNVVQYLQKLEESGIKREDLINNYVFLTAGACGPCRFGMYEAEYRLALRNSGYDGFRVMLFQQSGGLNQSDAEAGLCMNLDFFLNLLNSLNMGDIINEVAYQIRPFELEAGATDAMLDEVIDYMHEVLKKKSPWSVEKQLGKLGSKVPMKGTVEYLGKFLNQLYSDDYTTALEHVRGRYDSIKVDRFRVKPIVKITGEFWAQTTEGDGNFNMFHFLEKEGAQIIVEPIGTWIMYMIHQVVQKIRDTKGLEEGAVMPPAWRIDKQAKIEWSYRQRLMKLKAAEVIFAREYHKIIDALGGTAHRLVNQYELQRLGHPYYNSRAGGGEGHLEVAKNIYYSNKELCHMVLSLKPFGCMPSTQSDGAQSAVVAHYKDMIFLPIETSGEGEINAHSRVQMALGEAKAKAKLEFKDVLEKLGKTVEELKAYVAQHPEMETALYHVPKYKSVIGTAANFAIHVAEKMGAQVPYHAEAH